TGAAGTTACCACCTTTGAAGAAGCAAAACTAGTTATAGAAGGATATTCCTATCCTGTAGTAGTTAAGGCTGATGGGTTGGCAGCAGGTAAGGGAGTATTTATTTGCGAAAATAAAGAAGAAGCCTTAAGGGTGATAAAACAATTATTAGATGACAAAATATTAGGAGATGCTGGTAAAAGTATAGTTATAGAAGAGTTTTTAAAGGGTACAGAGACTTCTATATTATGTTTTGTAGATGGACATACCATTATTCCTATGGTAAGTAGCCAAGATCATAAAAGAGCTTTTGATGGGGATAATGGACCGAATACTGGGGGAATGGGTACTTATTCTCCTAACTATGTGTATACAGAAGAAATTGCAAAACAGGTAGAGAAAGAAATTTTATATCCTACATTAATTGGTATACAACAGGAGAAAATGGATTATAGAGGGATTATTTTTATAGGACTTATGATTACAGAAGATGGTCCAAAGGTTTTAGAATATAATGTGCGTTTTGGAGATCCTGAAACACAAGTAGTACTGCCTAGATTAAAAACTGATTTAATAGAAATATTTGATAATATAATAGATAGAAAATTAAAAGATACAGATATTCAATGGAGTGAAGATGGAGTGGTTTGTGTTATACTAGCCTCTGGAGGATATCCAAATAAATATGAAAATGGATTAGAGATTACAGGTTTAGATGCAATCGAGAATGAACTATTAATATTTCATTCTGGCACAATAGAAAATGAAAATAAAATTGTGACAAAGGGTGGTAGAGTTTTAGGTGTAGTAGGTATAGATAAAAATATACAAGAGGCTAGAGAAAAAGTTTATGCTAATATAGATAAAATTAGATTTAAAGGAAGTTTTTATCGTAAAGATATAGGAATTAAATAGTTAAAATGCCATAACTTTAAACAATTTTAAAATGGATATCTAACATATTTTTTACGGTATATGTTGGATATCCATTTTCTTAAATTATGGCTTAATGTTGTTTGTTTATACCACCAATAATCTTATCCCATTCTTCTTGATAAAAATGCTTAGAATCCAAAGCATCAATATCTTTTACCATATCTAGTGGCATTACTAATGGATTAATTGTTTTTTCTATTACTTTAAATGCATCTGCATTATATGTTTCATTAATTAGATCTTTAGGATTGTTATAATACTTTCTTTTTTTCATAATTATCACATCCTTGTATATTTAGGCTGATCATAATTAGTATGTGTAAAATATAATAAAAATAAAAATGAAAAAATTACAAAAAATTTAGAGGAATTCTAAGAAAAATGTCTAATAATTATGAAAGGATACTTATTGTCAATATGTAATATTTTTTAATATAAAATGTGGGGGAGAAAGTTATGAGAATAGCAATTATTGGTGGTGGTCAAGGAGGACGTTCGATTTTAAGTACTCTTATGAAAATGCAGGAAATTGAAATTGCTGGTATAGTAGACATAGATGAAAATGCTCCTGGAATTCAGTTGGCGAAAAATTTAGGAGTATATTATACTGACAGCATTCAAGAAATACTATCAAAAAGAGTTGACTTAATTATCGAAGTAACTGGAAGTAACAAGGTAGCTGATGAAATTAATATGCACAATGTCCATAATGCAGAAATTATTCGCAGTCAAGCAGCTAAATTAATGACCATTCTTGTAGGCAATGAGGAAAAGCTTACTGGCCAATTGGAAATGCAAATGAACGAAATAAGAAATATTAGTAATGTAACATCAAGTAGCGTAATGAAAATGCATGAGAGTATTTCCCAGACTACTACACTTAGTAATACATTAAATGACTTTGCTGATAGAACTATACAGCATGTAAAAGAGACAGACAAGATTATTCAATTTATGAATAAAATTACTCAACAGACAAATATTTTAGGGTTAAATGCGTCCATTGAAGCTGCTAGAGCCGGAGAACATGGAAGAGGATTTTCTATTGTTGCTAAAGAGGTACAAAAACTTGCGACTAATAGTGAAGACTTTACAAAGAAAATAGCAGAAATATTAAGCAAGATTAGTGACGAAGTATTTTCTATTAATACGGAAATTGAGCAGCTTAATACTATATCTCAAAACCAACATCAAATGGGAGCAGAATTACAAACAGCAGTTGCAGAGCTCGCTGCTTCTTTAAAATAAGGTGTAGATAAATAAAAAAATGATGGTATACTATACCATCATTTTTTTATTTAAGTTACCTAAAATGCAGGAATAATTGCACCCTTATATTTTTCATTAATAAAGTTCTTTACTTCAGGTGAGTTAAGAGCCTTTACTAGTTTCTGTATGCTTTCATCATTAGCACTTTCTGATCTAATGGCTAATATGTTGGCATAAGGAGAATCCTCATCTTCCAAAATTAATGCATCATTAAGAGGATTTAAATTAGCTTCTAAAGCATAATTGGTATTTATAATTGCAGCATCTGTATCACCTAAAGATACTGGTAGTTGTGGAGCATCTAGAGCAATGAAAGATAGGTTTTTTGGATTATCAACAATATCATTTTCTGTTGCTTCTAAACCTGCATTTTCGTCTAATTTAATAATTCCATATTTCTCAAGAAGAAGTAAAGCTCTACCTCCATTAGTAGGGTCATTAGGAATTGCAATTTTAGCTCCATTCTTAAGATCTTCAATTTTATCTAACTTTTTAGAGTAAAGTCCTAGAGGCTCAATATGAACTTTAGTAGCTGCTTCTAGTTTAATATTATGGCTATTAACAAAGGAGTCCATGTAAGGAGCGTGTTGAAAAAAGTTAGCGTCGATTTCCTTGTCGTTAAGAGCTAAATTTGGAAGCACATAGTCAGTAAATTCCACAATTTTAAGTTCAACACCCTCTTTCTCTAGTATAGGTTGAACAATTTTTAATATTTCTGCATGGGGTTCAGGGGTAGCACCAATATTTAATACATTAGCTGTAGTTTCTTCTTCGTTATTTGAAGCAGTATTGTTAGCTGGAGCTTTTCCACAGCTACTTAGTATTAAAGATAAAATAATAATTCCTACAATAGATAGTACAATATTTTTTTTCATTTTTAATTACCTCCTATTAATTTGTTTTGATATAAAGTTGCCGCTAAATTGTATGATTTGAACTATTACTATCAATAGTAATACGGTCCAAATCATAATTTCCTTATCAAATCTATGATATCCATACCTAATTGCTAAATCTCCTAGTCCACCTCCTCCTACTGCTCCTGCCATGGCGGAATACCCTATAACGTTGACAAGGGTAATTGTAATACCTAAAACAATGGCTGGCATGCTCTCTGGAATTAAAACCTTACATATTATTTGAATAGGGGTAGCCCCCATTGCCTGAGATGCCTCAATAATTCCCCAATTAACTTCTAGTAGTGCATTTTCGATAACCCTTGCATAAAACGGTATAGTGGCTACTGTCAAAGGTACTATAGCTGCCTTTGTGCCTATAGATGTACCAACTATTAGCCTAGTAAAGGGTATAATAGAAATCATTAATATAATAAATGGAAAAGAACGTCCAAAGTTTACTATATAAGAAAGGGTTCGATGTAAAATATTATTTTCTAAAATGTGTTTTTTTCTTGTGGAAACTAACAAAACTCCAATAGGAGTACCTATTAATACTGCAAATAATGTTGTAATTGAAACCATAAAAAGGGTTTGTTTAAATGCAGGTACAATTAATGTAATAAGTCTTGACACTATAAAACACCTACCTTTTTTGTTTTAAATAATTTAATAGATTCTTTAATATAAGTATTACTATCATTTTTATCTAATAAAAGCCTTGTATATGGATTTTGTGGAGATGAAAACACTTTGTTTACAGGGCCTTCCTCCACTATACTTCCGTCTTGTAATACTGCAACTCTATGACATATTTGCTCTATAACTTCCATTTGATGGGTTATTAACACTATAGTCACACCTAATCTTCCATTTATTTCCTTTAATAATTCTAGAATGCTTCTACTAGTAATTGGGTCTAGGGCAGAAGTAGACTCATCACTTAAAAGTATTTGTGGATTTGTTGCAAGTGCCCTAGCTATTGCTATACGCTGCCTTTGACCACCGCTAAGCTGAGACGGATAATGGTTTTTCTTATCGGCGAGATCTACCAAATTAAGCAATTCCTCTATTCGTTTGTTTCGCTCTTGTTTTTTAACACCAGCTAATTCTAAGGGATATGCTATATTATCAAAAACATTTCTGCTACTTAATAGATTGTAGTGTTGAAAAATCATACCTATATTCTTTCTTTCCTCTCTAAGTAGAGATGTAGATAGATTGGTTAAATTAACATTATTAACCCATACCTCTCCATAAGTTGGTTTTTCTAACAAATTTATACAACGAATAAGTGTAGACTTTCCAGCACCACTAACTCCCATTATCCCGTATATTTCACCCTTTTTGATATTTAAAGAAATATTTTTAATGGCCAAAACATTACCTTCCTTAGCCTCATATATCTTTGTAATATTGTTTAGATTTATCATAAAATCACCTCATAAAAGTATTTTAAAGAAATAAAAAAACCTCTTTCAAAATGAAAGAGGTTAACTAATAACATAATAAAATTAGGATTCCTCTCTCATCTCTCAACACAATTGTGTTGCTGGAATTAGCACCTTCGACTAAAGTCGTGGTTGCCGGGTTTCATCGGGCCAGTCCCTCCACCTCTCTGGATAAGAGTTTTCGTATTATTTAATTTAAAGTTTATTATATTGCCCTTTTTAATTAATGTCAAGTATTTTTTAAAAATTATTGATTTAGATTAAAAGCATCATGTAGTAGGTTTACAGCCTTATTTGCATCCTCTTCTTTAATTAGACAGGAAATAGTAGCATGAGAATCTGAACTTTGTAGTATTCTAATATTTTCTTTAGATAGGGCTGTAACTATAGTTGCCATTACACCAGGAATACCAGTAATCCTACTACCAATAATTGTAACTTTGCTACAGGCATTTAAAATATTATATTTGAATTGAAATTTATCCATTAATCTTTTTGTTAAATCTATTTGGTTTTCATCTATAGTAAAAACTTTTTTATCTATAAAAAAATTTATCATATCGATACTTATATTAGCATCAGCTAAAGAGGAAAATAATATGCTATCACCTTGTAAACTATCATCCATGGTAATAGAAACTTGAGAAATATGATTTTTGCTTGTAATTGCTGTCAATAGTTTTCCCTTATTAGGTCGAGTGGAGTATAGTTCTTTGCCTGTATGTGTATAATAATGAATTTTAGTTCCTGGGTGAGATGACATTGTATTTTTGATTTTTATAGTAAGGTTTCCTTTTTTCGAGATTTCTACCGCTCTAGGATGGATAACTTGAGCACCTTTGTCTGCCATTTGAAATACTTCTTCATAATTAATTTCATCTATAATTTTTGCATTAGGAACAATATTAGGATCAGCAGTCATAATACCATCAACATCTGTATAGATATCTACACTTTCTGCATTAAGTGCAACCCCTAAGGCAGCAGCTGTTGTATCACTACCGCCACGACCTAATGTTGTAATCTCACCTAGCTCAGTAGCACCTTGAAATCCTGTGACTATTACTATAGCACCATTACTAAGATGCGAAAGTATTTGTTTGTTGTCTATAGCTAGAATTTCTGCATTACCAAAAACAGAGTCGGTCAAAATACCAGCTTGGGGACCTGTAAGTATCACAACTTTTTCTCCCATTGCTTCTAATTGTGCACCTATTAATGATGAAGATATTATTTCTCCACAGGACATTAGTAAATCTAGGGTTTTTAGACTGTGTCCTGGGCAAGTAGAGGATATTAAATCCTTTAAAGTATCAGTTGCATAAGGTTCTCCTTTTCTGCCCATTGCAGAAAGAACTACTACAACAGATTTGCCTGCTTCTTTACATTTTAGTATTTTGCTTATTACCATTGCTCTTCTATCTTTAGTAGATAATGATGTTCCTCCGAATTTTTGGACTACTATTTTCATAAACAACACCTCTGATTTTCAAATTTCATAAACATTCAATCATACATTACATTATGCTGGAGAAATATAAATGTTTATCTTTCAATTTAAGTAAATAAAATAGAAAAAACTTATCATAAAAAAGCACAATTCTATTGCTATTTCATAATATGAAGTGAGAAATAAAAGATATTAAATTGAAAGGTGAGGTGCTAAGTATGAGTGAAGCAGGTGTATTATCAAATATTTTTGGTCGAGAAAGCAGCTTATTATTCTTCTTTTTAATACTAGTGGTTATATTCTGTAACTGTGGTATTTTCAAAGATAGTGGAGATAGCCTATTATTCTTCTTCCTTTTACTAGTCGTATTGTTTTGTGGTAATAGAATTTGTAGATTTTAATTATTATTTAGTCTAACAATGGTTAAATAATAACCTGTTCTATTAGAAAACATATTATAGATTAGAAAGTTAAAAATATTATTTGGTGGAAGAGGACTTTGGAGCTGTTAGTTAGCTAAGTTTATATTACGGTAAATAAAGAAGGGGAGGGATACCCCTTCTTTATTTCGTGAAAACTAATACTTATTGCGCAATAAATAAGATTAAGAAAGTTAAAAATATAACAAAGTTTTTGATTTTTTCAAAATTATATATGTTTACAGATTTAACAATATATTAGAAAAGATATTAAAATTCTAACAATTTTTCCTTTTTTGATTATTTCATAATGTCTTTAAACATACGAAAATTGATGTTATAATGATTTTATACAAAATCTAATAAACATAAGATTGAGAATTGTTTAACAAAGGAGACGAGATGATGAATAATAAGAGGCAGGATATCTTGGTTGTAGGTTTTGCACTATTTGCGATGTTTTTTGGAGCGGGTAACTTAATATTTCCTCCATCATTAGGGCAACAGACAGGAACTCAGGTAATTTCTTCAATCGTAGGATTTCTTTTAACAGGTGTAGGATTACCACTGGTAGGAATTATTGCAGTAGCTAAGTTTGGTGGAAATTTAGAGGTGTTAGGATCAAGGGTAAATCAAAGCTTTGGAGTTGTAATAACTATAATAGTTACATTGGCAATAGGTCCATTTTTAGCTATTCCAAGAACTAGTGCCACTACTTTTGAAATGGGAATACTCCCATTCTTTCCAAATATGAATAGTGTAGTATTTTCAATAATTTATTTTGCAATAGTTCTATTTTTTGTATTAAGACCAAGTTCATTAATTGATAATATAGGTAAGATACTGACACCAGCATTGTTTGTAACTTTACTAGTGATTATTATTAAAGGTATTATTTCACCTATAGGTACAATAGGAGCAAGTCAAATAGCTACACCATTTGCTACAGGATTTAAAGAAGGATACCAAACTATGGATGCCTTAGCATCTACAGTATTAGGATCTATTATTGTAGGATCTATTATGGCTAAGGGATATAAAAATCCTAGGGATGTATCTAGCTTAACTATTAAGGCAGGTATAGTTGCTACTA
This region of Alkaliphilus flagellatus genomic DNA includes:
- the dapG gene encoding aspartate kinase, encoding MKIVVQKFGGTSLSTKDRRAMVISKILKCKEAGKSVVVVLSAMGRKGEPYATDTLKDLISSTCPGHSLKTLDLLMSCGEIISSSLIGAQLEAMGEKVVILTGPQAGILTDSVFGNAEILAIDNKQILSHLSNGAIVIVTGFQGATELGEITTLGRGGSDTTAAALGVALNAESVDIYTDVDGIMTADPNIVPNAKIIDEINYEEVFQMADKGAQVIHPRAVEISKKGNLTIKIKNTMSSHPGTKIHYYTHTGKELYSTRPNKGKLLTAITSKNHISQVSITMDDSLQGDSILFSSLADANISIDMINFFIDKKVFTIDENQIDLTKRLMDKFQFKYNILNACSKVTIIGSRITGIPGVMATIVTALSKENIRILQSSDSHATISCLIKEEDANKAVNLLHDAFNLNQ
- a CDS encoding methionine ABC transporter permease, coding for MSRLITLIVPAFKQTLFMVSITTLFAVLIGTPIGVLLVSTRKKHILENNILHRTLSYIVNFGRSFPFIILMISIIPFTRLIVGTSIGTKAAIVPLTVATIPFYARVIENALLEVNWGIIEASQAMGATPIQIICKVLIPESMPAIVLGITITLVNVIGYSAMAGAVGGGGLGDLAIRYGYHRFDKEIMIWTVLLLIVIVQIIQFSGNFISKQINRR
- a CDS encoding MetQ/NlpA family ABC transporter substrate-binding protein, which codes for MKKNIVLSIVGIIILSLILSSCGKAPANNTASNNEEETTANVLNIGATPEPHAEILKIVQPILEKEGVELKIVEFTDYVLPNLALNDKEIDANFFQHAPYMDSFVNSHNIKLEAATKVHIEPLGLYSKKLDKIEDLKNGAKIAIPNDPTNGGRALLLLEKYGIIKLDENAGLEATENDIVDNPKNLSFIALDAPQLPVSLGDTDAAIINTNYALEANLNPLNDALILEDEDSPYANILAIRSESANDESIQKLVKALNSPEVKNFINEKYKGAIIPAF
- a CDS encoding methionine ABC transporter ATP-binding protein, with the protein product MINLNNITKIYEAKEGNVLAIKNISLNIKKGEIYGIMGVSGAGKSTLIRCINLLEKPTYGEVWVNNVNLTNLSTSLLREERKNIGMIFQHYNLLSSRNVFDNIAYPLELAGVKKQERNKRIEELLNLVDLADKKNHYPSQLSGGQRQRIAIARALATNPQILLSDESTSALDPITSRSILELLKEINGRLGVTIVLITHQMEVIEQICHRVAVLQDGSIVEEGPVNKVFSSPQNPYTRLLLDKNDSNTYIKESIKLFKTKKVGVL
- a CDS encoding methyl-accepting chemotaxis protein → MRIAIIGGGQGGRSILSTLMKMQEIEIAGIVDIDENAPGIQLAKNLGVYYTDSIQEILSKRVDLIIEVTGSNKVADEINMHNVHNAEIIRSQAAKLMTILVGNEEKLTGQLEMQMNEIRNISNVTSSSVMKMHESISQTTTLSNTLNDFADRTIQHVKETDKIIQFMNKITQQTNILGLNASIEAARAGEHGRGFSIVAKEVQKLATNSEDFTKKIAEILSKISDEVFSINTEIEQLNTISQNQHQMGAELQTAVAELAASLK
- the purD gene encoding phosphoribosylamine--glycine ligase, with amino-acid sequence MKLLVIGGGGREHAMVWKLSQSPLVTEIFCAPGNAGIGKIAKNVDISSNNIDKLVEFSLEMNIDLIIVGPEEPLVEGIVDTFRQNNLKVIGPTKQAAQLEGSKAFAKDFMKKYDIPTAQYHEVTTFEEAKLVIEGYSYPVVVKADGLAAGKGVFICENKEEALRVIKQLLDDKILGDAGKSIVIEEFLKGTETSILCFVDGHTIIPMVSSQDHKRAFDGDNGPNTGGMGTYSPNYVYTEEIAKQVEKEILYPTLIGIQQEKMDYRGIIFIGLMITEDGPKVLEYNVRFGDPETQVVLPRLKTDLIEIFDNIIDRKLKDTDIQWSEDGVVCVILASGGYPNKYENGLEITGLDAIENELLIFHSGTIENENKIVTKGGRVLGVVGIDKNIQEAREKVYANIDKIRFKGSFYRKDIGIK
- the brnQ gene encoding branched-chain amino acid transport system II carrier protein; the protein is MNNKRQDILVVGFALFAMFFGAGNLIFPPSLGQQTGTQVISSIVGFLLTGVGLPLVGIIAVAKFGGNLEVLGSRVNQSFGVVITIIVTLAIGPFLAIPRTSATTFEMGILPFFPNMNSVVFSIIYFAIVLFFVLRPSSLIDNIGKILTPALFVTLLVIIIKGIISPIGTIGASQIATPFATGFKEGYQTMDALASTVLGSIIVGSIMAKGYKNPRDVSSLTIKAGIVATIGLGVIYGGLAYLGATATSFPSDISRAQLIIGITESILGNVGKILLGIAVGLACLTTSIGLTAATGEYFSKLTKNKLSYKLVCILTAIISMVISNAGVDEITSLAEPLLVVLYPVVIALIMVTFLDKYIQHKAIYSGVVYTALVVSVLEVLVGYNVAIPGAKKVLAALPLADQGFAWVVPTIVVGILLMVFFKASELLSGQAYTEK